The Plectropomus leopardus isolate mb chromosome 22, YSFRI_Pleo_2.0, whole genome shotgun sequence genome includes a window with the following:
- the LOC121961497 gene encoding toll-like receptor 1, whose protein sequence is MSTQSTSVAFLIGTIVIVSLMKPDCVAITKDESGFKLCVTLRRGMKDLSHQNLTSVPSNLPNETQFLDLSYNSIRRLNGAPFSPLSQLCFLKVTHCGLQEISPTVFSHTPALKVLNISYNQLPVVPDISLRWLKILDLSNNLYNSYRLPASFQGLINLDVLSLGSTAALSVNYYDFNPLTKISLHHLMLGAGIHWQKYDSGALAKLKSLQSVSIFASFCGDIGMFENVLVDLNVTRATSLRFITLFPDNCSETVNLFKNLRTMPFVKNLTIENTLTNSSFMEVFLKNVWLSYIYDLSFVNITYNEDTPDGFQFRTINHTINLSSITFNGVNHYQYRYPTINMSVKAASNLTYLKFSGTGMNILPCNLLSALPSLETLDLSDNLLTDSGFWWFHCSYTSVFPKLKRLSLSKNRFISLSFISGKTHQMKTLESLDLSFNSISLDRDCSWPAQLTELSLGNNNLGNRVFNFLSVHFERIDLSKTGITAITHEDVSWFPKLTHLDLSSNSIQVMPADLSAPALLSLYIDHNAITTISREVLVGLPRLQTLKAGSNPFVCSCDSYWFITVLNKSLLLDWPLDYTCSTPPSLAGLQLSEYKTSELSCEMWLQATVAVPVLIITCAALGLVFYKCDGVWYTKMLWVWIRVKRRGKKRSNMLKKVSFDYHAFISYSHQDADWVDSQLVPSLEAAGCSLCVHERDFVPGEWIIDNIINCVESSYKTLFILSKHFVQSEWCNYELFFAQHRAISVQQDSLAFILLEPIPTDSLPKKFLRLRGLLRQQTYLEWPKDECKQQFFWTSLKSMLHMADKSVVLKDVALAIADTVPLLTDHV, encoded by the exons ATGTCCACGCAAAG caCAAGTGTGGCTTTTCTAATTGGGACCATTGTCATCGTGTCCCTGATGAAACCTGACTGCGTGGCTATAACAAAAGATGAAAGTGGATTTAAACTCTGCGTCACATTGAGGCGAGGGATGAAAGACCTCTCCCATCAGAATCTAACTAGCGTTCCCTCAAATCTTCCCAATGAGACTCAATTTTTGGATCTTTCTTACAACTCCATCCGAAGACTGAACGGAGCTCCGTTTTCTCCACTATCCCAACTCTGCTTTCTGAAGGTAACTCACTGTGGCCTGCAAGAGATTTCTCCCACCGTGTTCAGTCACACACCAGCACTCAAAGTTCTCAACATATCTTACAATCAGTTACCTGTTGTCCCGGACATTTCGTTGAGATGGCTAAAAATCCTTGATCTGTCTAACAATCTGTACAACAGCTATCGACTTCCGGCATCATTTCAGGGGCTAATAAATCTGGATGTGCTGTCTTTAGGTAGCACAGCTGCTTTGTCAGTCAACTATTATGACTTTAATCCATTGACAAAAATTTCTCTGCATCATCTAATGTTGGGGGCAGGAATTCATTGGCAGAAGTATGATTCTGGAGCTCTTGCCAAACTGAAATCTCTTCAAAGTGTTTCaatctttgcatctttttgtggggATATTGGCATGTTTGAGAACGTCCTTGTGGACCTGAATGTGACAAGAGCAACGTCATTGAGATTCATCACTCTTTTTCCAGACAACTGCAGTGAGACCGTCAACCTTTTTAAGAACTTGAGAACAATGCCATTTGTAAAGAATCTAACCATTGAAAACACTTTGACCAACAGCTCATTTATGGAGGTGTTTCTGAAAAACGTGTGGCTCTCCTACATTTATGACCTCTCATTTGTCAACATTACTTATAATGAAGACACACCAGATGGATTTCAGTTTCGCACCATCAATCATACAATCAACCTTAGCTCAATCACCTTCAATGGAGTGAATCACTATCAGTACAGATACCCAACAATCAACATGAGCGTGAAGGCGGCCTCAAATCTGACCTATCTCAAGTTCTCTGGGACTGGAATGAACATTTTACCTTGCAACCTCTTATCTGCCCTGCCCTCGCTGGAGACACTGGATCTGTCAGATAACCTCTTAACGGATTCGGGCTTCTGGTGGTTTCATTGCTCGTACACCTCTGTCTTTCCCAAACTCAAGAGACTGTCTTTAAGCAAGAACCGTTTCATCAGTCTTTCCTTCATCTCTGGGAAGACGCATCAGATGAAGACGTTAGAGTCTCTGGACCTCAGCTTCAACTCCATCTCCCTCGACAGGGATTGCTCTTGGCCTGCTCAGCTGACCGAGCTCAGCCTGGGAAACAACAACTTGGGCAACAGAGTCTTTAACTTCCTGTCAGTACATTTTGAGAGGATTGACTTGTCAAAGACGGGTATAACAGCAATAACACATGAGGATGTGTCCTGGTTTCCCAAGCTGACACACCTGGACCTCAGCTCCAACAGTATCCAGGTTATGCCTGCTGATCTCAGTGCCCCAGCCCTGCTCAGTCTCTACATTGACCATAATGCTATCACAACTATATCCAGGGAGGTCTTGGTGGGACTTCCCAGGCTTCAGACCCTAAAAGCTGGAAGCAATCCTTTCGTCTGCTCTTGTGACTCCTATTGGTTCATCACTGTTCTCAACAAGTCTTTGCTTCTGGACTGGCCCTTAGATTATACCTGCAGCACCCCGCCATCTCTTGCAGGCCTGCAACTCTCAGAGTACAAAACCAGTGAGCTGTCATGTGAGATGTGGCTTCAAGCTACAGTTGCTGTTCCTGTACTAATAATTACATGTGCAGCCTTAGGTCTGGTTTTCTATAAATGTGATGGAGTGTGGTACACAAAGATGTTATGGGTATGGATCAGGGTGAAAAGGAGGGGCAAGAAACGCTCCAACATGTTGAAGAAAGTATCATTTGATTATCATGCATTCATCTCCTACAGTCATCAGGACGCTGACTGGGTGGACAGCCAACTGGTGCCTTCTCTGGAAGCTGCCGGGTGTTCACTCTGTGTTCACGAGCGTGACTTTGTCCCTGGTGAGTGGATCATAGACAACATCATCAACTGCGTTGAGTCCAGCTACAAGACCCTGTTCATCCTATctaaacattttgttcagagTGAATGGTGCAACTATGAACTCTTCTTTGCCCAGCACAGAGCAATCAGTGTCCAGCAGGACTCTTTAGCCTTCATATTACTGGAACCTATTCCAACTGACTCTCTGCCCAAGAAGTTCTTAAGACTTAGGGGTTTACTGAGACAGCAGACATACTTGGAATGGCCCAAGGATGAGTGCAAACAGCAATTTTTCTGGACAAGTCTTAAATCCATGTTGCATATGGCAGACAAATCTGTGGTTCTGAAGGATGTGGCTTTGGCCATTGCAGATACAGTACCTCTACTTACAGATCATGTGTAA